CCAGCCTTCACGGGCCTCGCCCGGCAGCTTGCCGCCGGCACGGGCCGACTGCTCGCGACCATCGAGGTTGGTCAGGGTGGCATCGATTTCCGGCAGCGCACCGATCGGCAGGATCACGTCGGCAACGTCGCGGGTGGACACGCAGGCGAACTGGCTGAAGGCCACCACCTGGGCACCGGCCAGCGCCTTGCGCGCGGCGGGGGCGTCGGCGAAGTCCAGGCCCGGCTCCAGGCCGTACACCACGTAGGCCTGGCGCGGCTGCGCCAGCATGGCGGCCACGTCCTTGCCGGCCGGCAGCACGCCGGCGCGGGTCAGGCCCACGGCATTGGCGCCCTGCGGGATGCGGCACAGCTTGGCACCGGTGGCGGCAGCGAAATCACGCGCAGCGGCGCGGATCGCGGCAGCCTGCGGGTGGTTCTCGGCGATGCCACCGACGATCAGCACGGTGTTGCTGCCGCCCTGTACGGCCGAACGTAGCTCGGCGTTGGCCAGTGCGTCGACGAACTTCGACGGCGCGACGATCTGCTTGCCGGCGATGCCGAAGGCGAAGTCGAAATCAACCGGGTTGATGACGTGGATCTTCGCGCCCTTGGTGGTCTGCGCCTTGCGCAGACGGGCGTGCAGCAGCGGCAGTTCGTGGCGGATGTTGCTGCCCAGAACGACGATGCGGTCGGCGCCTTCGATCTCCGCCAGCGGCAGGCCGAACACTTCGGCGGTGGCGGCGTCGGAGAAATCGCGGTTGTTGATGCGGTGGTCGATGTTGGTCGAGCCCAGGCCCTTGGCCAGGCGGGACAGCAACGCGCCCTCCTCGTTCGAGGTGGACGGATGCACCAGCACGCCCAGGTTGTCGCCCTGGTTCGCCTTGAGGATTTCGGCGGCTGCGGCCAGGCCTTCGGCCCAGCTCACTTCCTTCCACTCGCCATTGACCTTACGCAGCGGCTTGACCGCACGGTCTTCGCTGTACAGGCCTTGGTGCGAGTAGCGGTCACGGTCGGACAGCCAGCACTCGTTCACCGCTTCATTGTCGCGCGGCACGGTGCGCAGCACTTCGCCGCGACGCACGTGCAGGAACAGGTTCGAACCCATCGCGTCGTGGTAACCCAGCGACTCGCGCGCGGTCAGTTCCCACGGGCGGGCGCGGAACTGGAACACCTTGTTGGTCAGCGCACCGACCGGGCAGACGTCGACGACGTTGCCGGACAGCTCGGTGGTCAGCGGCTTGCCGTCGAAGGTACCGATCTGCAGGTTCTCACCGCGGTACATGCCACCCAGCTCGTAGGTACCGGCAACGTCGGCGGTGAAGCGGACGCAGCGGGTGCACTGGATGCAGCGGGTCATCTCGGTGGCGACCAGCGGGCCCATGTCCTCGTCCGGCACCACGCGCTTGCGCTCGTTGAAGCGGCTGACCGAACGGCCATAGCCCAGCGACACGTCCTGCAGCTCGCACTCGCCGCCCTGATCGCAGATCGGGCAGTCCAGCGGGTGGTTGATGAGCAGGAACTCCATCACCGAGCGCTGGAACTTCAGTGCCTTCTCGCTGCGGGTGGCGACCTTCATGCCATCCATCACCGGCGTGGCGCAGGCCGGCGCCGGCTTCGGCGACTTCTCCACGTCCACCAGGCACATGCGGCAGTTGGCGGCGATCGGCAGCTTCTCGTGGTAGCAGAAGCGCGGAATGGAGATGCCGGCCTTGTCGGCGGCCTGGATGATCATCGAGCCCTTGGGCACGACCAGCGACTTGCCATCGATCTCGATGGTGACGTGATCGGGTGGGACGCTCGGATTTACGGGTTGCGCGCTCATGCAGCGGCTGCCTCCACCTTCTTGCCGTCAACCATCGAATGACCGTTGACGATGTAGTACTCGAACTCGTCCCAGAACTGGCGCAGGAAGCCCTGGATGGGCCATGCAGCCGCTTCGCCGAACGCACAGATGGTGTGGCCTTCGATCTGGCCGGCCACCGCCTTCAGCTGGTGCAGGTCTTCCATCGTGGCCTTGCCGGCGACGATGCGCTCCAGCACGCGGTGCATCCAGCCGGTGCCTTCACGGCACGGGGTGCACTGGCCACAGGATTCCTTGTGAAAGAACTGGCTGATGCGGCAGGCGAACTTGACGCAGCAGACGCTGTCGTCGAGCACCACGATCGCGCCCGAACCCAGGCCGGAGCCCAGTGCACGAATGGTGTCGTAGTCCATCGGCAGGTCCTCCAGCTCGGCCGCGGTCAGCACCGGCATCGACACGCCGCCCGGGATCGCGCCCTTCAGCGTGCGGCCCGGACGCAGGCCACCGGCCATTTCCAGCAGGTCGTGGAATTTGGTGCCGAGCGGCACTTCGAAGTTGCCGCCGTTCTGCACGCAGCCGGACACCGAGAAGCACTTCGGACCGCCGTTGGCGGTCAGGCTCAGGCCCTTGAACCACTCCGGGCCGTTGCGGATGATCGCCGGCACCGAACCATAGGTTTCGGTGTTGTTGATCGTCGACGGCTTGCCGTACAGGCCGAAGTTGGCCGGGAACGGCGGCTTGTAGCGCGGCTGGCCCTTCTTGCCTTCCAGCGATTCCATCAGCGCGGTTTCTTCGCCGCAGATGTAGGCGCCAGCGCCCAGCGCGCCGTAGATGTCGATGTCCACGCCGCTGCCGAGGATGTTCTTGCCCAGCCAGCCGTTTGCATAGGCTTCGGCCAGGGCCTGCTCGAAGTGCTCGAACGGCTCGTGGTGGAACTCACCGCGCAGGTAGTTGTAGCCCACGGTCGAACCGGTGGCGTAGCAGGCGATCGCCATGCCTTCCACCACCGAATGCGGGTTGTAGCGCAGGATGTCACGGTCCTTGCAGGTGCCCGGCTCGGATTCGTCCGAGTTGCAGAGGATGTACTTCTGCATGTTGCCCTTGGGCATGAAGGACCACTTCAGGCCGGTCGGGAAGCCCGCGCCGCCGCGGCCGCGCAGGCCCGAGGCCTTGACCATCTCGATGACCTGCTCCGGCGGGATCTTCTCTTCGAGGATCTTGCGCAGGGCGGCGTAGCCACCGGTCTTCAGGTAGCTTTCGTACGACCACGGGGTGTCGTAATGCAGGGTGGTGTAGACCACCTGGTGCGGCAGCGGCGCGGGGCCGACCGGACCCTTGGATTCGTGGTGATGTGCCATGCCCTTACTCCAGCCCGTCCAGCAGCTCGTCGACCTTTTCCAGGGTCAGACGCTCATGGTAGTGACCGTTGATGACCATCATCGGCGCGCCACCGCAGCCGGCCAGGCACTCTTCCTCGCGCTTGAGGTAGACGCGGCCGTCCGGGGTCGATTCACCGTGCTTGATGCCCAGCTTCTTCTCGCAATGGCGCACGATGTCCTCCGCGCCATTGAGCCAGCAGCTGATGTTGGTGCAGATGGCCACGTTGTTGCGACCCACCTTCTCGGTCTCGAACATCGAGTAGAAGCTGGCCACCTCGTAGGCCCACACCGGCGGCAGGTCCAGGTACTTGGCCACGCCGGCGATCAGT
This genomic interval from Stenotrophomonas sp. 57 contains the following:
- the nuoG gene encoding NADH-quinone oxidoreductase subunit NuoG — translated: MSAQPVNPSVPPDHVTIEIDGKSLVVPKGSMIIQAADKAGISIPRFCYHEKLPIAANCRMCLVDVEKSPKPAPACATPVMDGMKVATRSEKALKFQRSVMEFLLINHPLDCPICDQGGECELQDVSLGYGRSVSRFNERKRVVPDEDMGPLVATEMTRCIQCTRCVRFTADVAGTYELGGMYRGENLQIGTFDGKPLTTELSGNVVDVCPVGALTNKVFQFRARPWELTARESLGYHDAMGSNLFLHVRRGEVLRTVPRDNEAVNECWLSDRDRYSHQGLYSEDRAVKPLRKVNGEWKEVSWAEGLAAAAEILKANQGDNLGVLVHPSTSNEEGALLSRLAKGLGSTNIDHRINNRDFSDAATAEVFGLPLAEIEGADRIVVLGSNIRHELPLLHARLRKAQTTKGAKIHVINPVDFDFAFGIAGKQIVAPSKFVDALANAELRSAVQGGSNTVLIVGGIAENHPQAAAIRAAARDFAAATGAKLCRIPQGANAVGLTRAGVLPAGKDVAAMLAQPRQAYVVYGLEPGLDFADAPAARKALAGAQVVAFSQFACVSTRDVADVILPIGALPEIDATLTNLDGREQSARAGGKLPGEAREGWRVLRALGGDMALAGFDFTDLAGLRASLAPVSVDVAASAQPAVAGEGLEVASTAAIYRTDAVVRRAPALQSHPLNNAPRIVLNAEDAARLQLQEGQMAKVGTDAGKATLPVVVDARVAAGSVWIESGHGATAPLGAARVSVVAA
- the nuoF gene encoding NADH-quinone oxidoreductase subunit NuoF, with translation MAHHHESKGPVGPAPLPHQVVYTTLHYDTPWSYESYLKTGGYAALRKILEEKIPPEQVIEMVKASGLRGRGGAGFPTGLKWSFMPKGNMQKYILCNSDESEPGTCKDRDILRYNPHSVVEGMAIACYATGSTVGYNYLRGEFHHEPFEHFEQALAEAYANGWLGKNILGSGVDIDIYGALGAGAYICGEETALMESLEGKKGQPRYKPPFPANFGLYGKPSTINNTETYGSVPAIIRNGPEWFKGLSLTANGGPKCFSVSGCVQNGGNFEVPLGTKFHDLLEMAGGLRPGRTLKGAIPGGVSMPVLTAAELEDLPMDYDTIRALGSGLGSGAIVVLDDSVCCVKFACRISQFFHKESCGQCTPCREGTGWMHRVLERIVAGKATMEDLHQLKAVAGQIEGHTICAFGEAAAWPIQGFLRQFWDEFEYYIVNGHSMVDGKKVEAAAA
- the nuoE gene encoding NADH-quinone oxidoreductase subunit NuoE, translated to MKATGNFEAARDVDPMVVLSDKTRAHIDHWLSKFPPDRKRSAVLQGLHAAQEQNQGWLTDELIAGVAKYLDLPPVWAYEVASFYSMFETEKVGRNNVAICTNISCWLNGAEDIVRHCEKKLGIKHGESTPDGRVYLKREEECLAGCGGAPMMVINGHYHERLTLEKVDELLDGLE